A window from Salarias fasciatus chromosome 11, fSalaFa1.1, whole genome shotgun sequence encodes these proteins:
- the cdcp1a gene encoding CUB domain-containing protein 1a, with the protein MSSPAGRISLQGFLLVLIVSTVSGGPKFTVSPGHGTVLTFSNSQGKGCQVCTGSGRSRRCSVSLSLKDNTLVEFDCTRPQDVFTVEVVQNIECTAKTCSGHIVPTDSGSLPFLDFTRRFIWNLKASAPKALRMDFTDGGLRQIAPSERCPDGHMYTLQVIQTTGTVAVGKYCRLGSITSAQILNQGRLTLEIPARQMLQSSQFDVSVGEEIKSLARVSLMLPKGTSSSELLSPNYPDTFPDDDVMEWYFQVPPKHKTAVQFLNLTQPQCLKKEAAVEYHSKGRGALVLGLTDAQPAQTEGDFSLTLRNCEMDRTRSGSPGLSLNIRVSAKSTSSTVMCKVDAGRLGDLSLHIHRVRPASDCVMKINSAAKDKITVTSNSALTFQDCLPDDVNVTATRVIGCSDLKDCPKAPVALLVPLLPSCLPAPLSSVTWTLRPPQQGTVQLSSPAGPLKQSLPGQVCNDSILFKVDEEGGGTVGHFCPRGAIQKIQVHTNVSVTWLSNMGARIQRSYFKYVLNASFEKEITERYIFTVSPMKDSPVLLASPGWPVGMEPYSTVSWIVSVPPKMEAILMFANLSQPKCSNRHTNIRVQRFGSPEEDYSRREDEEAEMEISVPESFYLNMSNCKPERGDFSVITKITLQKARNRLLTIILSVVAALLVIFAVVLAVVCVVVRKKKKKLDHQVSVYNPNGTSFLPGPNGRPKSDDESEYHVYASIEDTLVYTHLLKKGAEIGVYGDFDTYRPFPGHSDSQKPPVSTNADGVEVDTYRPFRPPSQQGPPLPNRPPSHVQSLVDNELYHERNRTEEGNSPHLGRRMEPEGGN; encoded by the exons ATGTCCTCCCCGGCAGGTAGAATCTCCCTACAGGGTTTTCTTCTTGTACTCATCGTATCCACTGTTTCAG gaggACCCAAGTTCACCGTTTCTCCGGGCCATGGCACCGTCCTCACCTTCAGCAACAGTCAGGGCAAAGGATGCCAGGTGTGCACTGGATCGGGACGCTCACGGAGATGCAGCGTGTCTCTGTCATTAAAGGACAACACTCTGGTGGAGTTCGACTGCACAAGGCCTCAAGATGTTTTTACCGTGGAAGTTGTGCAAAATATTG aatgcactgcgAAGACGTGCAGTGGCCACATCGTCCCGACAGACTCCGGCTCCCTGCCCTTCTTGGACTTTACCCGCAGGTTTATCTGGAATCTGAAGGCTTCAGCACCAAAAGCTCTGAGAATGGACTTTACCGACGGAGGGCTGAGACAGATTGCTCCGTCTGAGAGATGTCCAGACGGCCACATGTACACCCTGCAGGTTATTCAGACCACAGGGACCGTGGCCGTGGGGAAATACTGCAGACTGGGCTCCATCACCAGCGCTCAGATACTGAATCAGGGGAGACTTACTCTGGAAATCCCAGCAAGACAAATGCTGCAAAGTAGCCAGTTCGACGTGTCTGTAGGAGAAGAAATCAAAT CTCTGGCCAGAGTTTCTCTCATGTTACCGAAAGGAACCTCGTCGTCGGAGCTGCTCTCGCCAAACTATCCGGACACTTTTCCCGACGACGACGTGATGGAGTGGTACTTTCAGGTGCCGCCGAAGCACAAGACGGCCGTTCAGTTCCTCAATCTGACACAGCCTCAGTGTCTGAAGAAGGAAGCGGCCGTGGAGTACCACAGCAAAGGAAGGGGGGCGCTGGTCCTGGGCCTGACGGACGCCCAGCCGGCCCAGACTGAGGGGGACTTCTCTCTGACGCTGAGGAACTGCGAGATGGACCGAACACGCTCCGGTTCTCCTGGACTGTCTCTAAACATCAGGGTGTCTGCCAAAAGTACAAGTTCAACAG TGATGTGCAAAGTGGACGCCGGCAGGCTGGGAGACCTTTCCCTCCACATCCACAGAGTGAGGCCGGCCTCCGACTGCGTGATGAAGATAAACTCTGCGGCGAAGGACAAGATCACCGTCACCTCAAACAGCGCGCTGACTTTCCAAGACTGCCTTCCAGACGATGTGAACGTCACGGCCACAAGAGTCATAG GGTGCAGTGACCTAAAAGACTGCCCCAAGGCTCCAGTCGCTCTGCTGGTGCCCCTGCTGCCCTCCTGCCTCCCCGCCCCCCtcagcagcgtcacctggaCCCTCCGTCCGCCGCAGCAGGGCACCGTTCAGCTCTCCTCCCCCGCCGGACCCCTCAAGCAGTCCCTCCCCGGTCAGGTATGCAACGACAGCATCCTCTTCAAAGTGGACGAGGAAGGCGGAGGCACCGTCGGGCATTTCTGCCCTCGGGGAGCCATCCAGAAAATCCAGGTCCACACCAACGTGTCCGTGACGTGGTTGTCCAACATGGGGGCCCGGATACAGAGAAGCTACTTCAAATATGTGCTGAACGCCAGTTTTGAAAAGGAAATAACAG AAAGGTACATCTTCACCGTCTCTCCGATGAAGGACAGCCCGGTGCTGCTCGCCTCTCCCGGCTGGCCGGTGGGAATGGAGCCTTACTCCACCGTCTCCTGGATCGTCTCCGTTCCACCGAAGATGGAGGCCATCCTCATGTTTGCCAACCTCAGCCAGCCCAAGTGCAGCAACCGCCACACCAACATCAGGGTGCAGAGGTTCGGCAGTCCCGAGGAGGACTACAGCCGccgggaggacgaggaggccgAGATGGAGATCAGCGTCCCCGAGAGCTTCTACCTCAACATGTCCAACTGCAAGCCCGAAAGAGGAGACTTCAGCGTGATCACCAAGATCACCCTGCAGAAGGCCCGGA ACCGTCTCCTCACCATCATCCTGAGTGTTGTGGCTGCTCTGCTCGTCATATTTGCCGTGGTGCTGGCGGTGGTCTGTGTGGTGGTGAG gaagaagaagaaaaagcttgATCATCAAGTGTCGGTCTACAACCCAAACGGCACCAGCTTCCTGCCGGGGCCGAACGGACGCCCCAAGTCGGACGACGAGAGCGAGTACCACGTGTACGCCTCCATCGAGGACACCCTGGTTtacacacacctgctgaagaAAGGCGCGGAGATCGGCGTCTACGGGGACTTCGACACGTACCGGCCCTTCCCGGGACACTCGGACTCTCAGAAGCCGCCGGTGTCTACAAACGCCGACGGCGTGGAGGTGGACACCTACCGGCCGTTCAGACCCCCGTCTCAGCAGGGGCCCCCTCTTCCCAACAGGCCCCCCAGCCACGTTCAGTCCCTGGTCGACAATGAGCTCTACCACGAACGGAATCGGACCGAGGAGGGGAACTCTCCACACCTGGGGCGGCGGATGGAGCCAGAGGGAGGAAACTGA